One genomic region from Sphingobacterium sp. UGAL515B_05 encodes:
- a CDS encoding acyl-CoA dehydrogenase family protein, with product MIKQINIDYYQVDDLLSEEHKLIRQSVRDFVKTEIKPFIEDAAQEHRAIAGLMPKLGAIGALGPYIPAEYGGAGLDQISYGLIMQELEAGDSAIRSAASVQSSLVMFPIYTYGSEEQRRKYLPRLASGELVGSFGLTEPNHGSDPGGMETKLTAKGDGFLLNGAKMWITNSPVCDIAVVWARDETGKVRGVIVERGMAGFETPETLHKWSLRASKTGELVFHDVYIPAENVLPAVNSMRGPLSCLNSARYGISWGVIGAAIDCYETAVQYALERHQFDKPIAGFQLQQKKLAEFLTEITKAQLLSWRLGQLKNEGRATPQQISMAKRNNVNMALQIARESRQILGGMGIVGDFPIMRHMMNLESVVTYEGTHDIHLLITGQDITGLNAFS from the coding sequence ATGATCAAACAGATTAATATCGATTATTACCAGGTGGACGATTTATTGTCCGAAGAACATAAACTGATACGGCAGTCTGTCCGTGATTTTGTGAAAACAGAGATCAAGCCTTTCATTGAAGATGCAGCACAGGAACACCGAGCTATTGCGGGGTTGATGCCTAAATTGGGTGCAATTGGAGCTTTGGGACCTTATATTCCTGCTGAATATGGCGGGGCGGGATTGGATCAGATTTCTTATGGCTTGATTATGCAGGAACTGGAAGCCGGTGACTCGGCAATTCGTTCGGCGGCATCGGTGCAGTCCTCTTTGGTGATGTTTCCGATTTATACCTATGGTAGCGAGGAGCAGCGTCGTAAATATTTACCGCGGTTAGCATCGGGCGAGTTGGTCGGTTCTTTTGGGCTGACTGAGCCTAATCATGGATCTGATCCGGGGGGAATGGAAACGAAATTGACGGCAAAAGGAGATGGTTTTTTATTGAATGGCGCAAAGATGTGGATTACAAATTCGCCTGTCTGCGATATTGCTGTCGTTTGGGCACGAGATGAGACCGGAAAGGTGAGGGGAGTGATTGTGGAACGCGGAATGGCTGGTTTTGAAACTCCCGAGACCTTGCATAAGTGGTCGTTGCGCGCTTCCAAAACAGGTGAATTGGTTTTTCATGATGTTTATATCCCTGCGGAAAATGTGCTTCCTGCTGTAAATTCAATGCGTGGACCGCTTTCCTGTTTGAATTCAGCCCGCTATGGAATTTCATGGGGGGTGATTGGAGCAGCAATAGACTGTTATGAAACTGCGGTTCAATACGCGTTGGAGCGACATCAGTTTGATAAACCAATTGCTGGTTTTCAATTGCAGCAAAAGAAGTTAGCGGAATTTCTGACAGAAATTACCAAGGCGCAGTTGTTGTCGTGGCGTTTAGGGCAGCTCAAAAATGAGGGGCGGGCGACGCCACAGCAAATCTCCATGGCAAAACGGAACAATGTGAATATGGCGCTACAGATAGCGCGTGAATCTAGGCAGATCCTTGGCGGAATGGGGATTGTTGGTGACTTTCCAATAATGCGGCATATGATGAACCTAGAGTCTGTGGTTACCTATGAAGGGACACATGATATTCATTTATTAATCACAGGACAAGATATTACGGGGCTGAACGCTTTTTCTTGA